In Oryza brachyantha chromosome 2, ObraRS2, whole genome shotgun sequence, a single window of DNA contains:
- the LOC102706167 gene encoding AP-1 complex subunit gamma-2-like has protein sequence MDTVEKIVEDFASDIAISSFSSGTRLRDMIRAIRACKTAAEERAVVRRECAEIRTAISENEQELRHRNMAKLMFIHMLGYPTHFGQMECLKLIAAAGYPEKRIGYLGLMLLLDERQEVLMLVTNSLKQDLNHSNQFIVGLALCALGNICSAEMARDLSPEVERLMRSREVNTKKKAALCSIRIVRKVPDLAENFMGLASSLLKEKHHGILISAVQLCTELCKASKDALEYLRKNCIEGLVRILRDVSNSSYAPEYDVAGISDPFLHIRVLKLMRILGQGDADCSEYMNDILAQVATKTESNKNAANAILYECVQTIMGIEATSGLRVLAINILGRFLSNRDNNIRYVALNMLMRAITVDTQAVQRHRTTILECVKDADASIRKRALELVYLLVNDTNVKPLTKELVDHLDLADPDFKEDLTAKICSIVEKFSQEKLWYLDQMFKVLSLAGNHVKDDVWHALIVVISNASELQGYSVRSLYMALQSFVDQGSLVRVAVWCIGEYGEMLVNNVGMLQGEKPITVTESDAVDAVQIALNRYSADVTIRAMCLVALLKLSSRFPSISERIQQIVSHNKENIVLELQQRSIEFSSIMQRHQSIRPSLLERMPVLDEASYLLKRASTTQATLAADKPTPAVTPGGLKLPNGVAKLATSPLADLLDLSSDDVPAVTTASTTTAPNNFLEDLLGIGQINASTAGAPSSASTDILIDLLSIGSSSSQNGPPAAGFSPPSQVGAVVPEATDLLGNLSSSTPVSGTKSTPAVPQDIDLLDVLPSNTSVSGLDNHSSITAFQSATLKINFDLKRQPGKPQETAIHATFTNLTSTSYTDFVFQAAVPKFIQLRLDPASSNIVPASGNGSVTQGFSVTNNQHGQKPLAMRIRMSYKVNGEDRLEQGQVSNFPPGL, from the exons ATGGACACCGTCGAGAAGATCGTCGAGGACTTCGCCTCGGACATCGCCATCAGCTCCTTCTCCTCCGGCACGCGCCTCCG GGACATGATACGGGCGATACGCGCGTGcaagacggcggcggaggagcgggCGGTGGTGCGGCGGGAGTGCGCGGAGATACGCACGGCCATCAGCGAGAACGAGCAGGAGCTGCGGCACCGGAACATGGCGAAGCTCATGTTCATCCACATGCTCGGGTACCCTACCCACTTCGGCCAGATGGAGTGCCTCAagctcatcgccgccgcgggatACCCTGAGAAGCGGATCGGCTACCTCGGCCTCATGCTGCTCCTCGACGAGCGGCAGGAGGTCCTCATGCTCGTCACCAACTCCCTCAAACA AGATCTCAATCATTCGAACCAGTTCATCGTGGGGCTTGCACTGTGTGCGCTTGGGAATATCTGCTCTGCTGAAATGGCGCGGGATCTGTCGCCTGAAGTTGAGAGGCTGATGCGTAGTAGGGAAGTTAACACAAAGAAAAAG GCTGCTTTGTGCTCTATAAGAATTGTGAGAAAAGTCCCAGACTTGGCAGAAAACTTCATGGGTCTCGCTTCATCGCTATTGAAGGAGAAACATCATGGGATTCTGATATCTGCAGTTCAACTCTGCACAGAACTGTGTAAAGCCAGCAAAGATGCACTAGAGTACCTGAGAAAG AACTGCATTGAAGGTTTGGTCCGCATACTGAGAGATGTCTCCAACAGCTCTTATGCTCCTGAATATGACGTTGCTGGCATATCAGATCCTTTCTTGCATATTCGAGTTCTTAAACTGATGCGCATTTTAGGTCAAGGAGATGCAGATTGCAGTgaatatatgaatgatattCTTGCTCAG GTTGCAACGAAAACTGAGTCAAATAAGAATGCTGCTAATGCCATCCTGTATGAATGTGTTCAGACTATAATGGGTATCGAAGCTACTAGCGGTTTACGAGTGCTTGCAATCAATATTTTGGGTAGATTCTTGTCAAATCGTGATAATAATATAAG ATATGTTGCTCTGAACATGCTTATGAGGGCCATTACCGTAGATACTCAGGCAGTACAGAGGCACAGGACGACAATACTGGAGTGTGTAAAG GATGCAGATGCTTCTATTCGCAAGAGGGCCCTTGAACTTGTGTATTTGTTAGTCAATGATACAAATGTAAAGCCTTTGACTAAAGAGCTTGTGGACCACTTAGATTTAGCTGATCCAGACTTCAAAGAAGATCTCACCGCCAAGATATGCTCAATAGTTGAAAA ATTTTCTCAAGAGAAGTTATGGTACCTTGATCAGATGTTCAAGGTTTTATCCTTG GCTGGAAATCATGTGAAAGATGATGTATGGCATGCCCTCATTGTTGTAATAAGCAATGCATCAGAACTTCAAGGATACTCAGTGAGGTCATTATATATGGCTCTACAATCATTTGTTGATCAG GGAAGTTTAGTAAGAGTGGCTGTTTGGTGCATCGGTGAATATGGTGAAATGCTAGTGAACAATGTTGGCATGCTGCAAGGGGAGAAACCTATTACG GTAACAGAATCCGATGCCGTGGATGCTGTACAAATCGCTCTTAACCGTTACTCTGCTGATGTGACTATTCGAGCTATGTGTCTTGTTGCTCTTTTGAAGCTATCGTCACGATTTCCATCAATATCAGA GAGAATACAGCAAATAGTTTCCCATAATAAAGAGAATATTGTGCTTGAACTACAGCAAAGATCAATTGAATTCAGTTCCATCATGCAAAGACATCAGTCTATCAG GCCATCTTTGCTTGAGCGTATGCCTGTATTGGATGAAGCTAGTTATTTGCTGAAGAGGGCTAGTACTACACAGGCAACTCTTGCAGCAGATAAGCCTACCCCAGCAGTCACTCCTGGGGGCCTTAAGCTTCCAAATGGTGTAGCAAAACTTGCCACCAGTCCTTTAGCTGATTTGCTTGACTTAAGTTCTGATGATGTGCCAGCCGTTACCACTGCCTCCACCACTACAGCACCTAACAACTTCCTAGAAGACCTTTTGGGTATTGGTCAGATAAATGCATCAACTGCAG GTGCACCTTCATCTGCGAGCACAGATATTCTTATTGATCTTCTATCCATTGGGTCATCGTCATCACAGAATGGCCCACCAGCAGCAGGCTTTAGTCCACCTTCCCAAG TTGGTGCTGTTGTACCTGAAGCTACAGATCTGCTTGGTAATTTGTCATCAAGTACACCTGTTTCTG GGACCAAATCCACTCCTGCAGTACCTCAAGATATAGATCTGCTTGATGTTCTGCCATCTAATACATCTGTTTCTG GACTTGATAATCACTCATCAATAACGGCTTTCCAGAGTGCAACCTTAAAGATCAACTTCGATTTGAAAAGACAGCCTGGAAAACCACAAGAGACTGCCATCCATGCTACTTTTACAAATTTGACGTCCACTTCTTATacagattttgtttttcaggCAGCTGTTCCAAAG TTTATCCAGTTACGTTTGGATCCAGCTAGCAGCAACATTGTTCCAGCTAGTGGCAATGGTTCAGTCACTCAAGGGTTCAGTGTCACCAATAACCAACATGGGCAG AAACCACTTGCAATGCGTATCCGGATGTCTTACAAAGTGAACGGTGAAGACAGATTGGAACAAGGCCAAGTCAGCAATTTTCCTCCTGGACTATAG
- the LOC102706447 gene encoding auxin-responsive protein IAA9-like yields the protein MELELGLAPPNAHAHRLVVDELSSSGGGGGGSARGKRGFPEAFQATTLPLFDDGSEEDGCRGRRKPVVGWPPVRPARRACGANYVKVKKEGDAIGRKLDLALHSSYDELAATLARMFPTNGDHHHHHQADEDTTDDHDRRRQPVVTYEDGDGDWMLVGDVPWDDFSRSVKRLKILG from the exons ATGGAGCTGGAGCTCGGGCTGGCGCCGCCCAACGCCCACGCCCATCGtctcgtcgtcgacgagctcagcagcagcggcggcggtggcggtggctctGCCCGCGGGAAGAGGGGTTTCCCGGAGGCGTTCCAGGCGACCACGCTGCCGCTCTTcgacgacggcagcgaggAGGACGGTTGCCGTGGGAGGAGGAAGCCGGTGGTGGGGTGGCCGCCGGTGAGGCCCGCGCGGCGGGCGTGCGGCGCCAACTACGTGAAGGTGAAGAAGGAGGGCGACGCCATCGGGAGGAAGCTGGACCTGGCTCTTCATTCCTCCTacgacgagctcgccgccaCGCTCGCCCGCATGTTCCCCACCAAcggcgaccaccaccaccaccaccaag CCGACGAGGATACGACCGATGACCATGATCGTCGTCGTCAACCTGTGGTCACCTACGAGGACGGCGATGGGGATTGGATGCTGGTCGGCGACGTGCCATGGGA TGATTTTTCGCGGTCGGTGAAACGTCTCAAGATACTGGGTTAG
- the LOC102706724 gene encoding proliferating cell nuclear antigen: MLELRLVQGSLLKKVLEAIRDLVTDANFDCSGTGFSLQAMDSSHVALVALLLRSEGFEHYRCDRNLSMGMNLNNMAKMLRCAGNEDIITIKADDGSDTVTFMFESPNQDKIADFEMKLMDIDSEHLGIPDSEYQAIVRMPSAEFSRICKDLSSIGDTVIISVTKEGVKFSTAGDIGTANIVCRQNKTVDKPEDATIIEMQEPVSLTFALRYMNSFTKASPLSDQVTISLSSELPVVVEYKVAEMGYIRFYLAPKIEEDEEMKS, encoded by the exons ATGTTGGAGCTCAGGCTTGTGCAGGGGAGCCTGCTGAAGAAGGTGCTGGAGGCGATCCGGGACCTGGTGACGGACGCCAACTTCGACTGCTCCGGGACGGGGTTCTCGCTGCAGGCCATGGACTCCAGCCacgtcgcgctcgtcgcgctcctcctccgctccgaGGGGTTCGAGCACTACCGCTGCGACCGCAACCTCTCCATGGGGATGAACCTCAACAACATGGCCAAGATGCTCCGCTGCGCCGGCAACGAAGACATCATCACCATCAAGGCCGACGACGGCTCCGACACCGTCACCTTCATGTTCGAGTCGCCCA ACCAAGATAAGATTGCTGATTTCGAGATGAAGCTAATGGACATCGACAGCGAGCACCTCGGCATCCCTGACTCTGAGTACCAGGCCATCGTGCGGATGCCGTCCGCTGAGTTTTCCAGGATTTGCAAGGATCTGAGCAGCATCGGCGACACTG TTATCATCTCGGTGACCAAGGAGGGCGTCAAGTTCTCCACCGCTGGAGATATTGGAACTGCTAACATTGTCTGCAGGCAGAACAAGACCGTTGACAag CCAGAAGACGCTACTATTATAGAGATGCAAGAACCAGTCTCACTAACCTTCGCCTTGAGGTACATGAACTCCTTCACCAAGGCGAGCCCACTCTCTGATCAAGTGACAATCAGCCTTTCGTCTGAACTGCCAGTGGTGGTTGAATATAAGGTTGCTGAGATGGGCTACATAAGATTTTATCTCGCACCGAAAATTGAAGAAGATGAGGAAATGAAGTCATAA
- the LOC102707003 gene encoding transcription factor PIL1-like → MPPARHEPIRSRRLARPAPRCRPEREETSSKALPRSLQLCSFLGPEEKPTQNQRTERESGSSSSKVWAAHEQQRTTSRSARHFCALKKEFLVRGGGGGGVLCSRARTATAAAMMEDGGGQEHLDLIMRHHGSMGLDRCCESEEALGSSESEPTTRPARPRGKRSRAAEVHNLSEKRRRSRINEKMKALQSLIPNSSKTDKASMLDDAIEYLKQLQLQVQMLSMRNGLYLPPVNLSGAPENLPVPQMCAALDQNSAKASHPSVVLQPANQISGAHLPFELPNQHKPLFLPGVPNTTTPEPRLLVESSRSNLQSLRFTESAEMIYPDEMMLKHRLTSANESTAVPGTDAKSGRQDTYMMNADRFDTYALSKDQLQNIMPENTENVLDMPHLHRLQTGDAEVRVEGRIKVNL, encoded by the exons ATGCCCCCAGCTCGCCACGAGCCGATCCGGAGCCGTCGACTGGCCCGACCGGCGCCGCGCTGCCGGCCGGAGAGAGAAGAGACGTCGTCAAAAGCTCTGCCTCGCTCGCTGCAGCTCTGCAGCTTTCTCGGTCCGGAGGAAAAGCCAACACAAAACCAgagaacagagagagagagtggcagcagcagcagcaaggtaTGGGCAGCTCATGAGCAGCAGCGTACGACCTCTCGCTCTGCTCGCCATTTCTGCGCGCTTAAAAAGGAGTTCTTGgtgcgtggtggtggtggtggtggtgtgctCTGTTCGCGAGCAAGAACTGCTACTGCTGCGGCCATGatggaggacggcggcggccaggagCACCTGGATTTGATCATGCGCCACCACGGCAGCATGGGGCTGGATCGCTGCTGCGAGAGCGAG GAGGCGCTGGGGTCGTCGGAGTCGGagccgacgacgaggccggcgcggccgcggggCAAGAggagccgcgccgccgaggtgCACAACCTCTCCGAGAAG aggaggaggagcagaatCAACGAGAAGATGAAGGCGCTGCAGAGCCTCATACCCAACTCCAGCAAG ACGGACAAAGCCTCCATGCTCGACGATGCCATCGAGTACCTGAAGCAGCTTCAGCTCCAGGTTCAG ATGTTGTCCATGAGAAATGGTCTATATCTGCCCCCGGTGAACTTATCTGGAGCGCCTGAGAATCTGCCAGTCCCACAAATGTGTGCTGCACTTGATCAGAACAGTGCCAAAGCATCACACCCCTCGGTCGTTTTGCAGCCGGCGAACCAGATTTCAGGAGCACATCTTCCATTTGAGCTGCCAAACCAGCATAAACCTCTTTTCTTACCAGGTGTACCTAATACAACCACTCCAGAGCCCCGGTTACTTGTAGAGTCTTCAAGATCCAATCTTCAATCCTTACGTTTCACTGAATCCGCTGAG ATGATCTATCCAGATGAGATGATGTTAAAGCACCGCCTGACTTCAGCTAATGAGAGCACAGCTGTGCCAG GAACCGATGCAAAGTCTGGTAGGCAGGACACATACATGATGAATGCTGATCGTTTTGATACATATGCACTCAGCAAGGACCAGTTGCAGAACATTATGCCGGAAAACACAGAAAATGTACTTGATATGCCACACTTGCATAG GTTGCAAACTGGTGACGCTGAAGTTAGGGTGGAGGGCAGGATCAAAGTAAACCTATGA
- the LOC102710672 gene encoding uncharacterized protein LOC102710672: MAPSILHRASSFSKPPVQRHNFSTFQEASDVSNRHEGLALLTTIVESDGNCNHSSDSLPNQSLLSTSLISKILHLIDALDLPCQRSYVTLDTLLLDTLKALKIAYPKCLSGLSAYHNTSSVQQGLVHLHEVLSLVQDGNAQHKQLGNSGSDKHTTTSNQSFEQVGEHVIEMLDQVTPFAKEMLSSMENSKISVAAWPEDLPERRSLPPVICRPESPPHREIAGDPSDIAAAVGTSCKDDGRTVRTMDQGICSKQGSQSEPPPSTPTGDHTALQTTPSPVSPHPLSAPPPSPIPLEGLPMLLLSWEAVQNGNPAVAMVAPPAAHPVETAASAAQHGTGIAMVCDGKDDPTSSASAGEAQLTSPAQQQSVDANAAAANGPPPPPPTTTTTQSAEPVEAMANGPPPAKGPSAPPPPPPGGDGNIAKALRAKKAATKLKRSTQMGSMYRHLRDRVEGGASHQHGAKSSHDKKSRSPPAAGGAGQGMADALAEMTRRSAYFRQIEEDVVNHATAILELKDAIGAFQSKDMGELARFHHHVEQQLASLTDETQVLARFEGFPSKKLETVRMAAVLYSKLDGVAAILKGWKLQAAAPVSPQLDRVEAYFNKIKDEVDTIERSKDEGTKRFVSHNVHFDFAILVRIKECMVDLSSSCVELALKESQDAKDTAAAKAQARNPSTSVSRMLWRVFQLAFRVYNFAGGQDERADRLTTTLAREIEAHARIPL; the protein is encoded by the exons ATGGCACCAAGCATCCTTCACCGTGCCTCGTCTTTCTCGAAGCCGCCTGTTCAACGTCACAACTTCTCGACATTTCAG GAGGCTTCAGATGTTTCCAACAGACATGAAGGCCTGGCATTACTGACAACAATTGTTGAGAGTGATGGAAATTGCAATCATTCTAGTGATTCATTACCAAACCAGTCCCTATTGTCAACAAGCCTCATTAGCAAGATCCTCCATCTGATAGATGCTCTAGATCTGCCATGCCAGAGGTCATACGTTACGTTGGATACG TTACTTTTGGATACCCTGAAAGCGCTGAAGATTGCCTACCCAAAATGTTTGTCAGGCTTGTCTGCATACCACAATACTTCATCTGTACAACAG GGTCTGGTTCATCTCCATGAGGTTCTCAGTTTGGTTCAAGACGGCAATGCACAACACAAACAACTGGGAAACTCAGGATCTGATAAGCACACAACCACATCGAACCAGAGCTTCGAACAAGTTG GTGAGCATGTCATCGAGATGCTTGATCAGGTGACTCCATTTGCGAAAGAAATGTTGAGTTCTATGGAGAACTCCAAGATCTCGGTAGCAGCTTGGCCAGAGGATCTCCCGGAAAGAAGAAGCCTGCCTCCTGTCATTTGCCGGCCAGAGTCTCCGCCGCACCGGGAAATCGCCGGCGATCCATCAGACATTGCTGCGGCCGTTGGAACATCTTGCAAGGACGACGGCCGCACGGTGAGGACCATGGATCAGGGCATTTGCAGCAAGCAGGGAAGCCAGAGTGAGCCGCCACCGTCGACCCCGACCGGCGATCACACTGCACTGCagacgacgccgtcgccagTGTCGCCGCACCCgctgtcggcgccgccgccgtctcccatTCCGTTGGAGGGATTGCCCATGCTGCTTCTGTCCTGGGAGGCCGTGCAAAACGGCAACCCCGCCGTGGCGATGGTGGCGCCTCCTGCGGCGCATCCTGTCGAgacggcggcctcggcggcgcagCATGGCACGGGCATAGCCATGGTCTGTGATGGCAAGGACGATCCGACAAGCTCCGCGTCAGCCGGAGAAGCCCAGCTAACCTCGCCGGCGCAGCAGCAGTCCGTGGACGCCAATGCAGCTGCGGCGAATggacctccgccgccgccgccgacgacgacgacgacacaaTCTGCAGAGCCCGTCGAGGCCATGGCGAACGGGCCGCCGCCTGCTAAGGGGCCAtcggcaccgccgccaccgccacctggTGGAGACGGGAACATCGCGAAAGCTTTGCGCGCGAAGAAAGCTGCGACGAAGCTGAAGCGATCGACGCAGATGGGGAGCATGTACAGGCATCTGCGTGACCGAGTGGAAGGCGGCGCTTCTCACCAGCATGGCGCCAAGAGCTCGCACGACAAGAAgtcccggtcgccgccggcggccggcggcgcaggTCAGGGTATGGCCGACGCATTGGCCGAGATGACCAGGAG ATCCGCCTACTTCCGACAAATCGAGGAGGACGTCGTCAACCACGCGACGGCAATCCTGGAGCTTAAAGACGCCATTGGCGCGTTCCAATCCAAGGACatgggcgagctggcgaggtTCCACCACCACGTCGAGCAGCAGCTCGCGAGCCTGACCGACGAGACGCAG GTGCTTGCCAGATTCGAGGGCTTCCCGTCCAAGAAGCTGGAGACGGTGAGGATGGCCGCCGTGCTCTACTCCAAGCTggacggcgtcgccgccatccTCAAGGGCTGGAAGCTGCAGGCGGCAGCTCCCGTCTCGCCGCAGCTCGACAGGGTCGAAGCCTACTTCAACAAG ATTAAAGACGAGGTGGACACGATCGAGCGGAGCAAGGACGAGGGGACGAAGAGGTTCGTGTCCCACAACGTCCACTTCGACTTCGCCATTCTTGTCCGGATCAAGGAGTGCATGGTCGACTTGTCATCCAGCTGCGTCGAGTTGGCTCTCAAG GAGAGCCAAGATGCAAaggacacggcggcggcgaaagCTCAGGCGAGGAATCCATCGACCAGCGTATCGAGGATGCTGTGGCGGGTGTTCCAGCTGGCCTTCCGGGTGTACAACTTCGCCGGAGGCCAAGACGAACGGGCAGATAGGTTGACGACCACGCTGGCGCGCGAGATCGAAGCGCATGCACGCATCCCCCTGTAA